One Spirochaeta africana DSM 8902 genomic window carries:
- a CDS encoding acetyl-CoA C-acetyltransferase — MTDRNTPVAIIAARRTPIGNFMGGLASVSAVQLGAAAAQAAIVDAGIQPEAITEVIAGNVLGAGQGQNVARQIAVAAGLPIHTPAYTVNKVCGSGMKAVVLAAQAIQLGDADFMLAGGTENMSQAPHIVPSARSGTRLGDTQLQDLILRDGLTDAFDGSHMGITAENLAKRFQLTREEQDHFALASQHKAEAAQKSGRFREEITQITIPQRKGDPITIAIDEFPRAGATLEGLAKLRPAFQKDGSVTAGNASGINDGAAMLVLASAEAVTRHNLTPLAWIRSSGSAALDPAEMGYGPVPATAAALDKAGWKLADIQLAELNEAFAAQSLAVLKGFEQQLGGISPEIVNVNGGAIALGHPIGASGARILVTLLHEMQKQNLAKGLASLCIGGGQGIAITVER, encoded by the coding sequence ATGACAGATCGCAACACGCCCGTAGCAATCATTGCAGCTCGCCGTACCCCGATAGGCAATTTTATGGGAGGGCTCGCCAGCGTATCGGCGGTTCAGCTTGGCGCAGCAGCAGCACAAGCCGCCATTGTCGATGCCGGCATACAACCGGAAGCCATCACAGAAGTAATTGCCGGCAATGTACTGGGGGCCGGGCAGGGGCAAAACGTTGCCCGGCAGATCGCCGTTGCGGCGGGACTGCCGATCCACACCCCGGCATACACCGTAAACAAGGTGTGCGGCTCCGGCATGAAGGCGGTCGTGCTGGCTGCCCAGGCAATCCAGCTTGGCGACGCAGATTTCATGCTGGCCGGGGGTACAGAGAACATGAGTCAGGCCCCGCATATAGTACCGTCTGCACGCAGCGGCACGCGGCTTGGAGACACCCAGCTGCAGGACCTGATTCTGCGCGACGGGCTGACCGACGCCTTCGACGGCTCACATATGGGCATAACCGCAGAGAACCTGGCGAAACGATTTCAGCTTACCCGCGAAGAACAGGATCATTTTGCCCTGGCCAGTCAGCATAAAGCCGAAGCAGCACAGAAGTCCGGACGTTTTCGCGAGGAGATAACTCAAATTACGATTCCCCAGCGCAAAGGCGACCCGATAACCATTGCCATCGACGAATTTCCCCGCGCCGGCGCCACCCTGGAAGGGCTGGCAAAACTGCGGCCGGCCTTTCAGAAAGACGGGAGTGTCACTGCCGGCAATGCCAGCGGAATAAATGACGGCGCCGCAATGCTGGTACTGGCTTCAGCAGAGGCCGTTACCCGGCATAACCTGACGCCATTGGCATGGATTCGCTCTTCCGGTTCGGCAGCACTTGATCCGGCCGAGATGGGCTATGGCCCTGTTCCAGCTACCGCAGCTGCGCTTGATAAAGCCGGCTGGAAGCTGGCAGACATCCAGCTCGCCGAGCTGAATGAGGCATTTGCCGCCCAGTCCCTGGCCGTCCTCAAGGGTTTCGAGCAGCAGCTCGGTGGCATATCCCCGGAAATTGTGAATGTAAACGGCGGGGCCATTGCGCTGGGGCACCCCATCGGTGCAAGCGGTGCCCGGATCCTGGTCACCCTGCTGCACGAAATGCAAAAGCAGAACCTTGCCAAAGGGCTGGCATCACTTTGTATCGGGGGCGGCCAGGGAATCGCCATAACCGTAGAGCGCTGA
- a CDS encoding efflux RND transporter periplasmic adaptor subunit, translating to MICFVTAAFFVVPTLSGQAGSGRGAAGSGAPGGGTSQGRSGAAIDVVEMQSRTLYTTVAGRLHPAITVPHVSTAAGTVTAVHVGMGQRVAAGVPLFTIERDAATGSFAPVVIRSRVAGTVSRINVQLHHEVRNGETGVVIMQPSEAVLTAFVSDKDVSGVTLDSTVEAVDPRGQVLPGRLVAISPEPDYQTGLFELQFVFPSADGWAGRFVTVGLPVDSVRGVFVSRELLVRRYGQYYLWSVTDEDRLRLQRVSTGITVGDEILITDGLEPGDRYLQILSGREAEGAQLQPESRGN from the coding sequence GTGATCTGCTTTGTTACAGCTGCATTTTTTGTGGTCCCGACACTGAGTGGACAGGCAGGCTCGGGCCGCGGCGCAGCGGGCAGCGGTGCACCGGGTGGCGGCACCAGCCAGGGGCGATCCGGTGCAGCGATCGATGTAGTGGAGATGCAGAGCCGCACCTTGTACACAACCGTTGCTGGCAGACTGCATCCAGCGATTACGGTCCCGCATGTGTCAACAGCCGCTGGCACAGTTACTGCGGTGCATGTCGGCATGGGTCAGCGTGTGGCAGCCGGTGTACCGCTGTTTACCATTGAACGCGATGCTGCAACCGGGAGTTTTGCACCGGTGGTTATTCGTTCAAGGGTTGCGGGGACAGTCTCCCGGATCAATGTCCAGCTTCACCATGAGGTTCGCAACGGTGAAACCGGGGTAGTGATAATGCAGCCTTCGGAGGCTGTGCTTACCGCGTTTGTCTCGGACAAGGATGTTTCTGGTGTTACGCTCGACAGCACGGTAGAAGCTGTTGACCCACGGGGGCAGGTGCTCCCGGGGCGTCTGGTGGCAATTTCTCCGGAACCGGATTATCAGACCGGTCTTTTCGAGCTGCAATTTGTGTTTCCATCTGCTGATGGATGGGCAGGACGATTTGTAACAGTGGGGCTCCCTGTCGATTCGGTACGAGGTGTTTTTGTCTCCAGAGAGCTGCTGGTCAGAAGATATGGCCAGTACTACCTCTGGTCTGTTACTGATGAGGACCGGCTGCGGCTTCAGCGGGTTTCTACCGGCATAACGGTTGGCGATGAAATCCTGATTACCGATGGGCTTGAGCCCGGGGATCGGTATCTGCAAATCCTTAGCGGGCGTGAAGCCGAGGGTGCGCAGCTGCAGCCGGAAAGCCGGGGAAATTGA
- a CDS encoding efflux RND transporter permease subunit gives MLENMFRKQLGVLLLFGLLCAAGLVLATRLGIQLYPRTSRPAVTSTIRHQGYSAIAFSQEFGDMIEAQLMGVPGADRLELRYGSNSSTFTITFNWDVDAETALRDAESALEQIESRLPSELGGVSRVRFSTGENAGYLMLGISSDSVSAEDLYRMATGSLESSLSQVPDVEMIEILSVERLNVDIELRQQDMLQYGITILDVNQALARGSGIQSVGSVREGQSALSVHVTAENRSLLDIGELVVAESGGGRVRLADVADISIGHTIPASTFVVQGSRGIQLIATPIDGGNIRSMSQEILRRVHQARASGDLPEDAEITMLLDPADYINRSIANVIQAAVLGAGLAMLVVFLALGKLRNTLLIGVSLPVTLILSFVLLYLFEVSLNLISLGGMALAVGMIVDSSIVVIENIHRFRHEEKHTDDSDHLQDLIIRAVRQVRAPIIASTLTSILVFLPITLTAPLTNAILGEQSLVVVFALSVSLLVALTLVPLIAFMVYNRRLQMVIGASGQSPSGGVIFARTRSISAHVTGRLEKAYLRCLAPIISDRRKAVTVLSAAAVACAAAAVLLLPGIPREILSPPTSDRMIVFVRPTADVDSTMIVEQKFPEMTRQIENELGSKVTNIYGEVRGRFNRLFVVLENSRDADYISDRLEAMFVSDNDWYYNVFSWDPAALPLPRTNDLQISVDGPDETEVVALLERVRDVTAETGLYPRLTTMPATNYTEELVMHPRQEVIDSFPGYSQSQLVSIMQRALSGTQSVEYQHEGSTVQVRAAYPEDVLEGRGQFENFLLPFEQSAVPIKHFFDFSTAANVAQIASEDGQQIFRLYGNLPRGSGAAERSAEELKLRSILADEIDIPAGYSLTFDNPQQELDDAIQSLFFSLLLSVALIYLLLTFQFNSFGAPLVILLSIPLGLLGSIVSLSVFDSTLSLNSLLGAILLSGVVVNNAIILLDFYLHELNRYPTRTAALLETARVRFRPILITTLTTIAGMLPIAIGMGEGANVIQPLGIAVSGGLAVSTVMTMFVVPAVLSLVRLRPKTP, from the coding sequence ATGCTTGAGAATATGTTTCGCAAGCAGCTTGGTGTCCTGCTATTATTCGGACTGCTGTGTGCTGCCGGACTGGTTCTGGCCACCAGACTGGGTATTCAGCTGTATCCACGCACCAGTCGACCGGCTGTTACCAGTACCATCCGGCATCAAGGCTATTCGGCCATTGCTTTTTCCCAGGAATTCGGTGACATGATCGAGGCGCAACTTATGGGGGTGCCGGGAGCAGATCGTCTTGAACTCAGATACGGGAGTAACTCGAGCACCTTTACCATTACCTTTAACTGGGATGTAGATGCCGAAACAGCACTGCGGGATGCCGAATCTGCGCTTGAGCAGATTGAGTCCCGATTGCCGTCAGAGCTGGGCGGTGTTTCTCGAGTGCGCTTTTCTACCGGGGAAAACGCCGGCTACCTGATGCTGGGAATCAGTTCTGATTCGGTAAGCGCCGAAGATCTCTACCGTATGGCGACCGGCAGCCTGGAGTCATCTTTGAGTCAGGTGCCCGATGTCGAGATGATTGAAATACTGAGCGTAGAGCGGTTGAATGTAGACATAGAACTGCGTCAGCAGGACATGCTGCAATACGGGATTACCATCCTTGATGTAAACCAGGCACTGGCTCGCGGTTCAGGCATCCAGTCGGTGGGTTCCGTTCGGGAAGGGCAATCCGCGCTGAGTGTCCATGTCACGGCAGAAAACCGATCATTGCTGGACATCGGTGAACTGGTTGTTGCCGAGTCCGGTGGCGGCCGCGTTCGTCTGGCAGATGTTGCGGACATCTCCATAGGACATACGATTCCTGCCTCGACCTTTGTTGTTCAGGGGAGTCGAGGTATCCAGCTGATAGCTACACCCATCGATGGCGGTAATATTCGCAGTATGTCACAGGAGATCCTGCGCCGGGTTCACCAGGCGCGCGCTTCCGGGGATTTACCTGAGGATGCCGAAATAACCATGCTGCTGGATCCTGCCGACTACATCAATCGCTCGATCGCTAATGTCATCCAGGCGGCAGTACTCGGCGCGGGGCTTGCCATGCTGGTAGTCTTTCTCGCTCTCGGGAAGCTGCGCAATACCCTTTTAATCGGAGTGTCACTTCCGGTAACCCTGATATTGTCGTTTGTACTGTTGTATCTGTTCGAAGTAAGCCTGAATCTTATCTCGCTGGGAGGGATGGCGCTAGCAGTAGGTATGATAGTTGATTCCTCTATCGTGGTAATTGAGAATATCCATCGGTTCCGGCACGAAGAGAAGCACACCGACGATTCCGATCACCTGCAGGATCTGATTATTCGGGCTGTCCGTCAGGTCAGAGCACCGATAATCGCGTCTACCCTTACCTCAATCCTGGTTTTTCTGCCAATTACTCTTACGGCACCGCTTACGAATGCCATATTGGGTGAGCAGTCACTCGTGGTAGTCTTTGCACTTTCGGTTTCGCTGCTGGTTGCGCTAACCCTGGTTCCGCTCATTGCATTCATGGTCTACAATCGGCGCTTGCAGATGGTTATTGGAGCCAGTGGTCAGTCGCCTTCCGGAGGCGTGATCTTTGCTCGTACCCGAAGCATCAGCGCCCACGTCACCGGAAGGCTTGAGAAGGCGTATCTGCGTTGCCTTGCGCCGATAATATCTGATCGTCGTAAAGCAGTCACAGTGTTGTCTGCGGCTGCCGTGGCATGCGCAGCTGCGGCAGTGCTGCTGCTGCCAGGAATCCCGCGAGAAATCCTCTCCCCGCCTACCAGTGACCGCATGATTGTGTTTGTGCGTCCTACAGCTGATGTTGATAGCACCATGATTGTAGAGCAGAAATTCCCGGAGATGACCCGGCAGATCGAGAACGAGTTGGGCAGCAAGGTGACCAATATCTATGGTGAGGTTCGCGGTCGATTTAATCGTTTGTTTGTTGTGCTGGAGAATTCCCGGGATGCAGATTATATCTCTGATCGTCTGGAGGCAATGTTTGTATCCGATAACGACTGGTACTATAACGTATTCAGTTGGGATCCGGCGGCCCTGCCGCTGCCGCGTACCAATGATCTGCAAATCAGTGTCGATGGCCCTGACGAGACCGAGGTGGTGGCTCTGTTGGAGCGTGTCCGTGATGTTACCGCCGAAACCGGGTTGTATCCTCGCCTGACAACCATGCCAGCAACAAACTACACCGAAGAGCTGGTGATGCACCCGCGACAAGAGGTGATTGACAGTTTTCCCGGCTATAGCCAATCTCAGCTGGTTTCAATTATGCAGCGTGCCCTTTCAGGTACCCAGTCGGTAGAATACCAGCACGAGGGGAGTACCGTACAGGTGCGTGCTGCTTATCCTGAAGATGTGCTGGAAGGGCGAGGTCAATTCGAGAACTTTCTGCTGCCATTTGAACAGAGCGCAGTGCCGATCAAGCATTTCTTTGATTTTTCCACTGCGGCAAATGTTGCCCAGATTGCCAGTGAGGATGGACAGCAGATATTCCGGTTGTACGGTAACCTGCCGCGAGGAAGCGGGGCTGCTGAACGCAGTGCCGAAGAGCTCAAACTGCGGAGTATACTCGCTGATGAGATTGACATACCTGCCGGGTACAGCCTGACCTTTGACAATCCCCAACAGGAGCTGGATGATGCGATACAATCCTTGTTCTTCAGTCTCTTACTGTCGGTGGCGCTGATTTATCTGCTGTTGACCTTCCAGTTCAACAGCTTCGGTGCACCGTTGGTAATCTTGTTGTCTATACCGCTGGGTTTACTGGGTTCGATTGTCAGTCTGTCGGTCTTTGATTCTACATTGTCACTGAACTCGCTGTTGGGTGCAATACTGTTAAGCGGTGTAGTGGTGAACAATGCAATAATCCTGCTGGATTTTTATCTGCATGAGCTGAACAGATATCCCACACGTACTGCGGCATTGCTGGAGACCGCCCGTGTCAGGTTTCGACCGATTCTGATTACTACCTTGACTACCATAGCGGGTATGCTGCCTATCGCTATTGGCATGGGCGAGGGGGCAAATGTGATCCAGCCGCTGGGTATTGCTGTTTCCGGCGGGCTGGCAGTATCCACGGTCATGACCATGTTTGTGGTCCCGGCGGTGTTAAGCCTGGTTCGTCTGCGTCCCAAGACGCCGTAG
- the pgsA gene encoding CDP-diacylglycerol--glycerol-3-phosphate 3-phosphatidyltransferase, whose product MNLPNTLTATRIVASPILFGLFFLPDLLGVPYAVVVPALWVLFVAMEITDVLDGWVARRTGAVTDLGKVLDPYSDVISRLTYFVAFAVLGIMYPLFLLLIVYREVSILFVRMLMYRDGIALAARKGGKLKAVFYFLSGVVGMLVYSVNGLDLFADAPQVHSGLSIAAAVIFGLAVLLSWTSFLDYLQVFRASRRERQQ is encoded by the coding sequence ATGAACCTCCCGAATACCCTGACGGCAACCAGAATCGTTGCCTCCCCGATCCTTTTTGGCCTTTTCTTTCTCCCTGATTTGCTCGGTGTACCGTATGCTGTGGTTGTGCCGGCACTGTGGGTTCTGTTTGTTGCTATGGAAATCACCGACGTGCTGGACGGGTGGGTTGCTCGCCGTACCGGTGCAGTGACCGATCTGGGCAAGGTACTGGATCCGTACTCCGATGTTATCAGCCGTTTGACCTATTTTGTGGCGTTCGCCGTGTTGGGGATTATGTATCCCCTGTTCCTGCTGCTGATTGTCTACCGGGAGGTAAGCATCCTGTTTGTTCGCATGCTGATGTATCGCGACGGGATTGCGCTGGCCGCGCGCAAGGGCGGGAAGCTGAAAGCAGTGTTTTATTTTTTAAGTGGTGTTGTCGGCATGCTGGTATACAGCGTAAACGGCCTGGATCTGTTTGCTGATGCCCCGCAGGTGCACAGCGGACTCTCGATCGCCGCTGCAGTGATCTTCGGATTGGCAGTGCTGCTGTCCTGGACCTCTTTCCTGGACTACCTGCAGGTTTTTCGTGCATCCCGCCGAGAGCGTCAGCAATGA
- a CDS encoding carboxypeptidase M32, with product MSEHEQIKAALAELAAIDAETVKLGQISSLLHWDLETQIPSGGVPQRAEQLSYLSGLIHDTATQPRIGELLDILTFGGIPVDSLEDLDWRRVRAAKRSYDQDVKLPKAHVEEESRVTSLANHAWAEARANNDFASYAPHLEKIVELNRKTAEYLGYADHPYDALLDRFEQGMTVKTLDRVFGEMREKLVALVQRIAAQPQVRTDFLTRSYPADKQEGFSRRIAAELGYDFSRGYLTTSAHPFTIDLSSDDVRITTRYEENYLPTALFGTIHEAGHALYELGFADEIKNTGVAGGTSLGIHESQSRFWENLVGRSRAFWQRYYGDLQEVFPEQLADVELEEFYRGINNVQPSLIRVEADEVTYGLHVILRYEIEKQLVTGDLAVQDLPAAWNSRMQEFLGIVPSDDRDGVLQDVHWSHGAIGYFPTYALGNLYGAQFTAAMEAKLGSLDPLIRGGEFTRILDWLRGSIHVHGLCKTPAELLHDITGQELQAQPFVDYLQQKYGEIYGL from the coding sequence ATGAGTGAGCATGAACAGATCAAGGCTGCCCTCGCCGAGCTGGCGGCTATCGATGCCGAGACGGTCAAGCTGGGTCAGATTTCCAGCCTGCTGCACTGGGATCTGGAAACCCAGATCCCTTCGGGCGGGGTACCGCAGCGTGCCGAGCAGCTGTCATACCTGAGCGGGCTCATTCACGACACCGCAACCCAGCCCCGCATCGGCGAGCTGCTGGATATTCTGACCTTCGGCGGCATTCCGGTTGACAGCCTTGAGGATCTGGACTGGCGCCGGGTGCGGGCGGCCAAACGATCCTATGATCAGGATGTAAAGCTTCCCAAGGCCCATGTCGAGGAGGAGAGCCGGGTAACCAGCCTTGCCAATCATGCCTGGGCCGAGGCGCGGGCCAACAACGATTTTGCCTCATATGCACCGCATCTGGAGAAGATTGTTGAACTGAACCGCAAGACTGCAGAGTATCTGGGGTATGCCGACCATCCCTACGATGCCCTGCTGGATCGGTTCGAGCAGGGGATGACGGTCAAAACCCTGGATCGGGTGTTCGGGGAGATGCGGGAAAAACTGGTCGCCCTGGTTCAGCGTATTGCAGCGCAGCCGCAGGTGCGAACAGACTTCCTGACCCGCAGTTATCCTGCCGACAAGCAGGAGGGTTTCAGTCGCCGCATCGCTGCCGAGCTGGGGTACGACTTTTCCCGCGGCTATCTGACCACGTCCGCACACCCGTTTACCATCGACCTGTCGAGTGACGATGTGCGAATCACCACCCGCTACGAGGAGAACTATCTCCCCACGGCGCTGTTTGGCACGATTCACGAAGCCGGGCATGCCCTGTATGAGCTGGGTTTTGCCGATGAGATCAAAAACACCGGGGTTGCCGGCGGAACCTCCCTGGGTATTCATGAATCGCAGTCCCGTTTCTGGGAAAACCTTGTCGGACGCAGTCGGGCCTTCTGGCAGCGCTACTATGGCGATTTGCAGGAGGTGTTTCCAGAGCAGCTGGCGGATGTTGAGCTCGAGGAGTTTTATCGCGGTATCAATAATGTGCAGCCCTCGCTGATTCGCGTCGAGGCCGATGAGGTTACCTATGGCTTGCATGTGATCCTGCGCTACGAGATCGAGAAGCAGCTGGTTACCGGTGATCTGGCTGTGCAGGATCTGCCGGCGGCCTGGAACAGCCGTATGCAGGAGTTCCTGGGGATCGTGCCATCGGACGACCGCGACGGGGTGCTGCAGGATGTGCACTGGTCTCACGGTGCGATCGGGTATTTTCCGACCTATGCCCTGGGCAACCTCTACGGTGCCCAGTTCACTGCTGCCATGGAGGCCAAGCTGGGCTCGCTGGACCCGTTGATTCGCGGCGGGGAGTTCACCCGGATTCTGGACTGGCTGCGAGGCAGTATCCATGTCCATGGTCTGTGCAAAACCCCGGCCGAGCTGCTGCATGACATAACCGGGCAGGAGCTGCAGGCACAGCCGTTTGTTGATTATCTGCAGCAGAAGTACGGGGAGATCTACGGGCTGTGA
- a CDS encoding HAD family hydrolase, whose translation MMQPIAGLTQSQLARVRWILTDIDDTLTEHGKLTAAAYQAIWQLHAAGIGVIAVTGRPAGWCDAIARQWPVAAVVGENGALVFSEKKGRLERLYHPNAADPATAQQQLEDLWQAVLREVPRARIAKDQFSRMFDLAIDFAEEQPHLSREEVLRIHAVCEREGAVAKISSIHVNAWFGDYSKLGMSERFLREEFGVDIYVEADGVAYVGDSPNDSPMFAAVPLSVGVANVRDFSEELDPAPRWVTEAGGGAGFAEFAAEVLAAQAEIHS comes from the coding sequence ATGATGCAGCCGATTGCCGGGCTTACGCAGTCGCAGCTGGCGCGGGTGCGCTGGATCCTGACCGATATAGACGACACCCTGACGGAACACGGCAAGCTTACTGCTGCGGCATACCAGGCAATCTGGCAGCTGCATGCTGCCGGAATCGGCGTGATTGCGGTTACCGGGCGCCCGGCCGGCTGGTGCGATGCAATCGCCAGGCAGTGGCCAGTCGCTGCGGTGGTAGGGGAAAACGGAGCCCTGGTATTCAGCGAGAAGAAGGGCAGGCTTGAACGGCTGTATCACCCCAACGCAGCGGATCCCGCTACCGCACAACAGCAGCTGGAGGATCTCTGGCAGGCTGTGCTCCGGGAAGTGCCGCGGGCTCGCATTGCCAAAGACCAGTTCTCGCGGATGTTTGATCTTGCTATCGATTTTGCCGAGGAACAGCCCCATCTGAGCCGGGAAGAGGTGCTCAGGATTCATGCGGTCTGTGAGCGTGAGGGGGCAGTTGCCAAAATCAGCTCCATCCATGTGAACGCCTGGTTCGGCGACTACTCGAAGCTGGGTATGTCTGAACGATTTCTCCGGGAAGAGTTTGGTGTGGATATCTATGTGGAAGCCGATGGGGTTGCCTATGTTGGCGACAGTCCCAATGACAGCCCGATGTTTGCGGCGGTACCGCTGAGCGTCGGGGTGGCGAATGTTCGTGATTTCAGTGAGGAACTCGACCCGGCACCGCGGTGGGTTACCGAGGCAGGCGGGGGTGCAGGCTTTGCTGAGTTTGCGGCGGAGGTCCTGGCTGCACAGGCGGAAATTCATTCTTAA
- a CDS encoding TolC family protein: MKLCKTGIIISCMLLSGISLIAADDWSTIYQERLAESLAYRQAVLARRSAQMRVQQMERSFLPYLDVSVGQSGIALADGELQTISLRPELTWQHLFGADVQLSAPVRVNPEGEQRIDTVEVTVRRRLFPEDTTEVYTRLASLLQAQHAEHQAVLDVKIGLIEEIMNVQFAEQQLASSQQNLAVLERLQEAAADFSDEREIRRQVLRAQRGILQATYSLDQRDPRIRRSANQLYDEAHALAEEWLLDIPADRVLPAQSLATRAREYSLAAAELQSRRLPLAYLPNPVVQAGLTYDIHDQSVSWGVSLQISASILDRGERALEVFERRERPQLERLRLQQEHDRLSRGTQDVRHRLQVLAIDIELKKLEVEDLQEDVVVMRSLVEGGFEPEEEIILAEIELSDSQLELVQLQNQDILQRLALLRYYDSGVITNE, from the coding sequence GTGAAGTTGTGTAAAACCGGAATAATTATATCTTGCATGCTGTTAAGCGGTATCAGTCTCATCGCTGCCGACGACTGGTCCACCATTTATCAGGAGCGGTTGGCAGAAAGTCTTGCCTATCGGCAGGCGGTATTGGCTCGTCGATCAGCGCAGATGCGGGTGCAGCAGATGGAGCGATCATTTTTACCCTACCTTGATGTGAGCGTAGGGCAGAGCGGAATAGCCCTTGCCGATGGTGAACTGCAGACAATTTCTTTGCGGCCCGAGTTGACCTGGCAACATCTGTTTGGCGCTGATGTGCAGCTCTCCGCACCCGTTCGGGTAAACCCGGAAGGTGAACAGCGTATAGATACGGTTGAAGTGACGGTACGACGGCGTTTGTTTCCCGAAGACACGACAGAGGTGTATACCAGGCTGGCATCTCTGTTGCAGGCTCAGCATGCGGAGCATCAGGCGGTACTGGACGTTAAAATTGGCCTCATAGAAGAAATAATGAACGTACAGTTCGCAGAGCAGCAGCTTGCATCCAGCCAGCAGAATCTGGCGGTGCTGGAGCGGCTGCAGGAAGCAGCTGCAGATTTTTCTGATGAGCGGGAAATACGGCGCCAGGTGCTGCGTGCACAGCGGGGGATTCTGCAGGCTACCTACAGCCTGGATCAGCGCGACCCCAGGATACGACGCAGTGCAAATCAGCTCTATGACGAGGCTCATGCGCTTGCAGAGGAATGGCTGCTGGACATCCCTGCAGATCGGGTGCTCCCTGCGCAATCGCTGGCTACCAGGGCGCGTGAGTATTCGCTGGCGGCGGCCGAGCTGCAAAGCCGTCGCCTGCCGCTGGCATATCTCCCGAACCCGGTTGTACAGGCTGGACTTACCTATGACATTCATGATCAGTCGGTAAGCTGGGGAGTCTCATTGCAGATCTCGGCCTCAATTCTGGACCGTGGCGAACGTGCGCTGGAGGTATTTGAACGCCGTGAGCGGCCACAGCTGGAGCGATTGCGACTGCAGCAGGAACATGACCGGTTATCTCGCGGTACCCAGGATGTACGACATCGGTTACAGGTGCTGGCGATTGATATCGAGTTGAAAAAGCTCGAGGTAGAAGACCTCCAGGAGGATGTGGTCGTGATGAGGTCGCTGGTTGAGGGCGGCTTTGAACCCGAGGAAGAGATAATTCTGGCCGAGATCGAACTCTCCGACAGCCAGTTGGAACTGGTGCAGCTGCAAAATCAGGATATCCTGCAGCGGCTCGCTTTATTGCGGTATTATGATTCCGGAGTGATTACCAATGAATAA
- a CDS encoding WGR domain-containing protein has product MMITFYRTAADGGLRYYTINDRQGHLFSRYSFTATWGRQLSSGREKLYSFDSAEEMERKLKQIVKQRLRSGYKVLYSYFGKSGIELDEVDSRRRSPSASQRSSSIRNWDSSAPVVRRA; this is encoded by the coding sequence ATGATGATCACGTTTTACCGCACGGCGGCTGATGGTGGCTTGCGCTACTATACCATCAATGACCGGCAGGGGCACCTATTCTCCCGATACTCTTTTACCGCCACCTGGGGTCGCCAGCTTTCCAGCGGTCGTGAGAAGCTGTACAGCTTCGATTCGGCAGAGGAAATGGAGCGGAAACTCAAGCAGATCGTCAAGCAGCGACTGCGCAGCGGTTACAAGGTGCTGTACAGCTATTTTGGCAAGTCCGGTATCGAGCTGGATGAGGTGGACTCCCGCCGACGATCCCCCTCCGCCTCTCAGCGGTCGTCATCAATCCGGAACTGGGACAGCAGTGCACCGGTTGTGCGTCGCGCCTGA
- a CDS encoding TolC family protein — MHRNILLPVLLLTMVTVNAAAAPYTVLEALLHTKEHDPQFHLLEQEYAVALLQAERAAIIARTELQRLQAADQETAARQEFFRKREDHFISALRVLFARHIAEIRVEIATIQRDREREALRQSELRYERGQVDVAAVLDARIASRESGIRMVEAQWQLDDALSAYIRSGHSDDRDHVFRYRPEYWAQPSQSLPVWLEQDTAILRARNHTRRVRVQYQGLPSNAPEFDAVLLTAQLAQAEAALQNAEEASERRHTVLWRQLHNSDELRSLRGQELELQQQRHQQAEDRFEQGLISLADRQNFRQQVLQARISLLQAEQQYGEALISLMFGYGIAMEEIE; from the coding sequence ATGCACAGGAATATCTTGCTGCCGGTACTGTTGCTGACCATGGTCACCGTGAATGCAGCTGCTGCCCCTTATACAGTTTTAGAGGCCCTGCTGCATACGAAGGAACACGATCCCCAGTTCCATTTGTTGGAGCAGGAATATGCTGTCGCACTGCTTCAGGCCGAGCGGGCGGCAATTATCGCACGAACCGAATTACAACGGCTGCAGGCCGCAGATCAGGAAACTGCGGCCCGGCAGGAATTTTTCCGGAAGCGTGAGGACCATTTTATCTCCGCTTTACGGGTTCTGTTCGCCAGACATATCGCTGAAATTCGGGTCGAAATCGCGACAATCCAGCGAGATCGCGAGAGAGAAGCTTTGCGACAAAGCGAGCTTCGATATGAACGCGGACAGGTTGATGTGGCTGCAGTACTTGATGCGCGGATAGCATCGCGTGAATCCGGGATCCGCATGGTCGAAGCGCAGTGGCAACTGGACGATGCCCTCTCGGCATATATTCGATCCGGTCATTCGGACGACCGCGATCATGTCTTCCGGTACCGTCCGGAATACTGGGCTCAGCCATCCCAAAGCTTGCCGGTATGGCTTGAGCAGGACACCGCTATACTGCGTGCCCGGAACCATACCCGACGCGTGCGCGTGCAATATCAGGGGCTGCCTTCCAATGCGCCAGAATTCGATGCCGTTCTACTCACCGCGCAGCTTGCGCAGGCTGAGGCCGCTCTGCAGAACGCCGAGGAAGCCTCTGAACGCAGGCATACGGTGCTGTGGCGGCAACTTCACAATAGTGATGAACTGCGCTCACTGCGAGGACAGGAGCTGGAGTTACAGCAGCAGCGGCATCAGCAGGCAGAGGACCGGTTCGAACAGGGGTTGATATCCCTTGCCGACCGACAAAACTTCCGGCAGCAGGTTTTACAGGCCAGGATATCGCTGCTGCAGGCTGAACAACAGTATGGTGAGGCCTTGATAAGTCTCATGTTCGGGTATGGGATTGCTATGGAGGAGATCGAGTGA